The DNA region ACTAGGTATTCATAGTGGCCCTCATgggttctgaaagcagtcttagGAATGTCTTCCTCTCTCATTCTAATCTGGTGATAACCAGATTTCAAATCAAGTTTTGAAAAAACCACAGCTGCTCCTATTTCATCTAACAGTTCATCAATAATTGGTATAGGGAATTTGTCAGGGATTGTAAGCTTGTTGAGGGCTCtataatccacacaaaatcgccACCCTCCATCTTTCTTTTTCACCAATATAGCAGGACTGCTAAAAGGGCTTGTACTGGGTCTAATGATCCCTGCCTTGAGCATGTCTTTTACTAATTTTTCAATCTCATTTTTCTGATAGAATGGATACCTGTAGGGCCTACTGTTGGGTATGGAAGCTCCTTCTTGAAGCAAAATGGCATGATCTGTTGCTCTCTTGGGAGGTAGCCCCTTTGGTTCTTGAAAAACTTCAGGAAATTCTGCTAGGATTCCCTCTATCTCTTCTGAAATCTTAGTTGCAATCCTTGTATCCTCAGTTAACCCCTCATAAGAGAGGTAATAGGCTTCACCCTCCTTCTCCATAGTCTTTTTAATAGATTTCCATCCTGCAGCAATCTTACACCAGGATGGTTCCCCTTGTAAGAACATTTTCTGTCCTTGAACCTCCCATTGAATGGTCAGCTTTTGGAAATTTGCTCTAATGTTGCCAAGACTAGCAAGCCAATCCATTCCCAGCACCACTTCTGTTCCCCCTAGGCCTAGGATGAAAAAATGTTGAGTAATGGGAATCCCCTGAACCTCTAGCTTCAGGTAATTACATACTCCGGAATTTCTCTCCCTAGCCCCATTTCCCACCTCCACTATATACTCTGAAGTGGCAATCACAGGTATGTCTAGTTCCACCACCAGCTCTTGAGAAATGAAATTGCTGGTTGCCCCACAATCCACCAATATCAGAACTTCTCGGCTCCCAATCTTTCCTTTGACCTTGAAAGATCTATTAGAGGTTAACCCTTCCTTGCTATTCATGGATAATTGCAGCACCTTTCCTTCCAAAATGAATTCCCCATCCTCAGCCTCTTCGAAaacctcatcttcctcttcttcctcttcccccTCTACCAGAATCAATTGATAATTCCTCATGGCACATATGTGCTCCCTTCCCCACTTCTCCCCACACTTAAAGCATAACCCCTTTCTACTTCTTTCCTGTAGCTCGGTTTGAGAGAGCCTTTGCCCTCCATTCCACTTCTTCTCAGGAATTTTTCCTTCATTGCTTCCTGTTCCCCCTTTGTTCACAAGATTTTTCCCTTCATTTTCAGCAGTTCCAGTTCCCCCTCTGTTTTGGTGATTCGCAGCAGAGTTAGCAAACCTCCCCTTGTTGTCTCCAATACTGGGAAAATACCTTCCCCCAGTTCCTCCTTTCTCTTTCCACCCACGTTTGTCATCATCTCTCAGTTTCCCTCCTCTCATAGCGGAGTTTTTCTCCTCGAGCAGCAGTGCTCTGTCCATCAGCTCAGCGAGGTCATCAGCTGGGTACAATTTCATTTCAGCCTTGATGTCTTCCTGCAAACCGTTCAGGAATACCCCTTTTAACACCTCCCTGTCAGCGTTTCTCATGGGTGCAGCTAAGAGCTCGAAGGCTTCTCGATATTCCATGACGCTACCCTTCTGTTTGGCACTGAGTAGAGGTCCAAACGGGTTCTGGACAAGATCCGGTTGGAAACGGCGGATCAGAGCTTGTTTGAACGGTTCCCAAGCTCGCTCCTGAGCTTGCTCTTCCCACCACTGAAACCAGCTGAGGGCACGATCTTCCATGGCGATCATCACCATCTCGATCTTCTCCCTTTCTTCGACCCGACTGAGCCTGAAAAAACGCTCGACCTTCGTTATCCAGCCATACGCGTCGCTTCCGTTGAACATCGGAATGTCGACTCGCCTTCCCGTGACTGCTCGCAGATGGTGACGGTGATGATAGGGTTCGTGCTGCTCACGATCGTGCGTCGCAGCTCGAGACCAATAGCGCGACCCGGGTTGTGACCTGAAATCGCTTCTCCTTGCGGTGACTGAGCTCGCATCGCGTGAGGTTCTTCGATGGCGTGGGGTGTTGGAACGACCCCTTCGCCGGTTGTCGCGACTCAGGAAGAGTCGTCGGAGCTCCTCAAACTGTTCGTGAGCCACTTCCTTCATCTCGGTGAGGGAACGCTCCAAGTTGTCAACCCGATTCTCCATAGCGCTGCGGGTGAGTACCATACAAAGCTCCCTTTggatcgggagctctgataccaatgttaggtaccagaaaaatgtaataggaaagaagaagattgtATGCTATTAAGGCACTGAATCCTCTGGTATGAACCCAGAAGCAGTGTTTAGGGAAATACAAGGAAGAAAATAACAAGATAAACTTgagcaattcgagagtgctcAATCTCTCCCAGTCCAGACTAATTTCTACCTCACTCTCTCTCCAAACCAACATATATTCCCTAGGTTGATACCCTATGGTCCCCCCCTCACCCATGTGTGTGTTGCCACCTCATTAGTCGGTTATCTTGGGATCCAAGCTTCTAGAAGGTGGATCTTCAGGTACAGCTGTCCCTTGCTTGGGCCTCCTCTCATAGACTTTGCCAAATCTGGGCCTAGAGTGTGGGTTTGCAACATTAAATCTCTGAGATTTACTTCCAGAGTTTGTAAAGGGATTCTCCCTTGAATAAGAATTCCTGTCAGTAACTATTGACTTATtcctatttttcttttcaattgtcTGGGAAATAGCCCACAATAATTATTGACACTATGATATCAGTGTCTCACAAGTGTCCAGCCAACAATAGGTGTCAGCTAACTATCTTCAGAAGTGTCCTCGCCGTGTCCGCTGGTGTCTGCGTGTCGTATCAGTGTCTGACACACGGGACACTCCGTTGAACAAAGGTGTTTGTGCTTCATAGCTAGCAGCAATACAACCAGTCGATTCTGGATTGAGTAACGCCTGTGCTGCCTGGTAGCACAATGTCTAGGGCAGATAAACTCGATAACACCAGTGATTTCAGACAGAGGACTGTTCAGAATGATTTTTcgaattgataaaaaaaatgatatcattACACGACTCCATGCGTAAAGGGGTTTTATTTGTTTCCTTTTGCCCTTGAAAAGTTTAAAGACAGGAATTACAAACCAAACAATAACATACATCGGCACCAAAAGAAAATCTGAACTCTCAGAAAAGAGAAAACAGATTTCACGCATTTCCCCCAACCAAAACTAACAATTACAATGCAAAAGCATGCCAAACCTAGAGTTTGTTAAAATCAAAACCCctacaaattaaaaacaaaacaaatttaACAGAGGCTAAACATGTTACAAATTCAAACAACATACAAACTAACAAGCACCAGCAGAATCTCTACCTCTCGGATAATGCAGGAGTGCGAACCCTCCGAGGAAATCGATAATGCACTTTCACCCCTgcacaaaaccaaacaaaagaTCACATTAACTCAATTTCAAGCACTTCAATTACAGTTACTCAAAATTTGGtacaaatgaaaattaaaataatgaagaaaAGCAAAACCCTCTGTACACGAATTTCACGAGCAGAAACAAAGCGTCGCTGGGGAGCGGTGAAGAgcctgaagagagagagagagagagcagaaGAGGAGGCTGTGAGGTCCGTGGAAATGGATGTGGACCGAGTCACTGCCCTCAATTGGGTAAGAACTCAGCGATAAGAGATTTTGAACTGAATTGCTGACACTCGTGAACTTTCACTACTTTCTCACTGTTTTCTTTCTAGCAGGGCCTACTTTGATCTAGAAATCAGAACCACATATATATGAAAGGCATTGttgaaaattaatttagaaCTTGCACGAGCGTGCGAAGTTAAATTCGGGGTCGTAGGATTCCAAAACCTACTCGATGACTGACTTTTTCCAATGGAAATGGAGTGAAAGGAcggaaagaaagggaaaagaaattCAGGTGATGTTGAGTATGGTATGATATCATACACGTGAGAGTGGACTTCGTAAAAAAAGAGAATCTTTCCTTTTCCATGGATCGAATTCATATTTGATCCTTATCTTTTCCCATAGTAAAATATTTATCATAGACAACCTTACTGattgaatttttattaaaatttatttaatagaATTAACTATTTAATAATTATGCCAAAGAAAAAACTATTTACTAATTATGTTAGTCACTATTAG from Lotus japonicus ecotype B-129 chromosome 2, LjGifu_v1.2 includes:
- the LOC130736966 gene encoding uncharacterized protein LOC130736966 is translated as MENRVDNLERSLTEMKEVAHEQFEELRRLFLSRDNRRRGRSNTPRHRRTSRDASSVTARRSDFRSQPGSRYWSRAATHDREQHEPYHHRHHLRAVTGRRVDIPMFNGSDAYGWITKVERFFRLSRVEEREKIEMVMIAMEDRALSWFQWWEEQAQERAWEPFKQALIRRFQPDLVQNPFGPLLSAKQKGSVMEYREAFELLAAPMRNADREVLKGVFLNGLQEDIKAEMKLYPADDLAELMDRALLLEEKNSAMRGGKLRDDDKRGWKEKGGTGGRYFPSIGDNKGRFANSAANHQNRGGTGTAENEGKNLVNKGGTGSNEGKIPEKKWNGGQRLSQTELQERSRKGLCFKCGEKWGREHICAMRNYQLILVEGEEEEEEDEVFEEAEDGEFILEGKVLQLSMNSKEGLTSNRSFKVKGKIGSREVLILVDCGATSNFISQELVVELDIPVIATSEYIVEVGNGARERNSGVCNYLKLEVQGIPITQHFFILGLGGTEVVLGMDWLASLGNIRANFQKLTIQWEVQGQKMFLQGEPSWCKIAAGWKSIKKTMEKEGEAYYLSYEGLTEDTRIATKISEEIEGILAEFPEVFQEPKGLPPKRATDHAILLQEGASIPNSRPYRYPFYQKNEIEKLVKDMLKAGIIRPSTSPFSSPAILVKKKDGGWRFCVDYRALNKLTIPDKFPIPIIDELLDEIGAAVVFSKLDLKSGYHQIRMREEDIPKTAFRTHEGHYEYLVLPFGLSNAPSTFQALMNQVLKPYLRKFALVFFDDILIYSESEEKHREHLRKVLQALEDNHLVANQKKCSFGQLELVYLGHVISGQGVAADPNKIKDMLNWPTPKDVKGLRGFLGLTGYYRKFIIVNWPNLSTIYSKRTTSIGVKRQLRLLRI